The following proteins are co-located in the Lagenorhynchus albirostris chromosome 2, mLagAlb1.1, whole genome shotgun sequence genome:
- the HAO2 gene encoding 2-Hydroxyacid oxidase 2 → MPLVCLRDFEAHAREQLSKSTWDFIEGGADECLTRDDNIAAFKKIRLRPRYLKDVSKVDTRTTIQGEEISTPICIAPMGFHCLAWPDGEMSTARAAQAAGICYITSTYASCSLEDIVATAPGGLRWFQLYVHPNRQLNKQLIQKVESLGFKALVITVDVPKIGNRRHNITNQVDLMKNLLLKDLGSPEKGNLMPYLQMSPIDSSICWDDLSWFQSMTRLPIILKGILTKEDAELAVKHNVHGIIVSNHGGRQLDEVPASIDALTEVVASVKGKIEVYLDGGIRTGNDVLKALALGAKCVFLGRPILWGLAYKGEHGVEEVLNILKNEFHTSMTLTGCRSVAEISRDLIQFSRM, encoded by the exons ATGCCCTTGGTGTGTTTGAGAGACTTTGAGGCCCATGCACGGGAGCAGCTGTCTAAGTCAACTTGGGATTTTATTGAAGGAGGAGCTGATGAGTGCCTCACGCGGGATGACAACATCGCAGCATTTAAAAA AATCCGCCTCCGTCCCCGGTACCTGAAAGATGTGTCAAAGGTGGACACGCGGACAACAATCCAAGGGGAGGAGATCAGCACCCCCATTTGCATCGCACCCATGGGTTTCCACTGCCTTGCCTGGCCTGATGGAGAAATGAGCACAGCCAGAG CTGCGCAAGCAGCCGGTATCTGTTACATCACCAGCACGTATGCCAGCTGTAGCCTTGAAGACATTGTTGCCACTGCCCCCGGGGGCCTGCGATGGTTCCAACTGTATGTGCACCCAAACAGGCAGCTAAACAAACAGCTGATCCAAAAGGTAGAATCCCTGGGTTTCAAAGCTCTGGTAATCACTGTGGATGTACCCAAAATTGGCAACAGACGACACAACATTACAAACCAAGTGGACTTGATGAAGAACTTACTGCTAAAAGATCTCGGCTCACCTGAGAAG GGAAATTTAATGCCTTATCTCCAGATGTCCCCCATCGACTCATCCATCTGCTGGGATGATCTCTCCTGGTTTCAGAGCATGACTCGATTGCCCATCATCCTTAAGGGGATCTTGACCAAAGAGGATGCAGAGTTAGCTGTGAAGCACAATGTCCATGGCATCATTGTTTCCAACCATGGTGGGAGGCAGCTTGATGAGGTTCCTGCTTCT ATCGATGCCTTGACAGAAGTGGTGGCTTCTGTGAAAGGGAAAATTGAAGTGTACCTGGATGGTGGCATCCGAACCGGCAATGATGTGCTGAAAGCTCTGGCCCTCGGGGCTAAATGCGTTTTCCTGGGGAGACCCATCCTATGGGGTCTTGCCTACAAG GGTGAACATGGTGTTGAGGaagttttgaacattttaaaaaacgaaTTCCACACTTCCATGACCCTGACAG GCTGCCGGTCGGTTGCTGAGATCAGTCGGGACCTGATCCAGTTCTCCAGGATGTAG